From one Natrinema saccharevitans genomic stretch:
- a CDS encoding PAS domain S-box protein → MVDSTVTDHEARQRLHEIVRKDVPFNEKAREALELGKQYLGVDNGYLTRIDQETDHWEIVVTTDMEDGQASPGLELELQDTYCRETIEDDTPLTLHDAPDQDWGDDPAFERSGNHTYLGIPLITEEEPYGTVCFAAQDPRSDSFSEAETQFSDHLTRLLERELEKELIQGELTNQTNLATVLHRVLRHNLRNDISVIRGYTELMADQVDDESVGETVLTHIDGLIDLSQKARELEGVVTSSSERQATEIGTLIEDIAAEITQEYPAASITVEYDNEIQGKVLQNFDRAIEELIENAVKHSGDNTSVTVDIETVPNGIEIQIKDNGPGLPDHEAEVLNSGVETPLAHGSGLGLWLAYWIVSSHDGSIDPEITEHGTTMTVTIPRKPDVTVQQQVTELTRSRDKYKTSFEEATDAITIVNNDGRIVDANEAASTIFGVEDNELLGRSLIEFFPDEFAFDTEWQVFQETGDQRDTTTIIGADDVEKSIEYAGTSDIIPGQHLFISRDITERREREKELEVAETVFQTTQDALFLADVVGEQEYRLNRVNDAFVDLTHRSSDNITGMDPWELLGDEAGTEVQSRFNECVARQEMVEFEQVIPVEGGSRIWQVRLTPLIQDGEVTQLVGAMRNITERKERERELSMVKVRYETLLEAAPDPVFVADAETGELIEVNEAAEKLLGMSSDEIIGMHQSELHPSEQAELYQQFFEEHVESGGSKRRLPDGSHTTIVTANGDRVPVEISATTVSLPDDPVIYGTFRDVSEQIEREQELEETTQRLQLALEGTDTGVWDWTIGTGEVRWSESLERLVGIEPGTFEGTFDAFAEYIYPDDREKATAAVEQAAKTETRFQTEYRIQRSDGIQIWVESRGEVYDDGDDTKRMVGIVTDITERKEREAELTRKTEAMEKAPVGVVLSDPDQSDNPLVYVNERFCELTGYEEADIIGRNCRFMQGPETDPEPVAEIRDAIDNEEPVSTVLRNYRNDGEIFWNHVTIAPIRDEDGAVSNWVGFQEDATERIERKQQLELAETVFENTQDALFVIDVTENREFRIERVNEIYEELTGLSNAEIAGKTPTEAIGEEIGSEIESQYRECVQRQETIKYPKDIPVDGEQRQWETKVTPVISEGHVDRLVGAMRDVTSV, encoded by the coding sequence ATGGTAGATTCCACAGTAACCGATCATGAGGCCCGTCAACGACTCCATGAAATCGTTCGAAAGGATGTGCCATTTAATGAAAAAGCTCGTGAGGCGTTAGAGCTTGGCAAACAATATCTCGGCGTGGACAACGGCTATCTCACCCGGATCGATCAAGAAACCGATCACTGGGAGATTGTCGTCACGACCGATATGGAAGACGGGCAGGCCTCGCCCGGCCTTGAACTAGAGCTTCAAGACACATACTGTCGTGAGACCATCGAAGACGACACCCCGCTCACACTCCACGATGCACCTGACCAGGACTGGGGAGATGATCCGGCCTTCGAAAGAAGCGGGAACCATACGTATCTCGGTATCCCACTTATTACTGAAGAAGAACCCTACGGAACCGTCTGTTTTGCCGCCCAAGACCCCCGTTCTGACTCGTTTAGCGAGGCTGAAACGCAGTTTTCTGACCACCTCACACGATTGCTCGAACGCGAACTCGAAAAAGAGCTCATCCAAGGCGAACTCACGAATCAAACCAACCTTGCCACGGTTCTTCACCGCGTCCTGCGGCACAATCTTCGCAACGACATCTCCGTCATTCGAGGCTACACGGAACTTATGGCCGATCAAGTGGATGACGAGTCCGTCGGTGAAACTGTTCTTACCCACATCGACGGCTTGATCGATTTGAGTCAGAAAGCCCGCGAACTGGAAGGAGTCGTCACTAGCAGTTCCGAACGACAGGCGACAGAGATTGGAACTCTTATCGAGGATATTGCTGCGGAGATCACACAGGAATACCCGGCAGCATCGATCACCGTTGAATACGACAACGAAATTCAGGGGAAAGTACTGCAGAACTTCGATCGGGCCATCGAGGAACTCATCGAGAACGCTGTCAAACACAGTGGCGACAATACCAGTGTTACGGTTGATATTGAGACGGTCCCGAACGGTATCGAGATTCAGATTAAAGATAATGGACCCGGGCTTCCTGATCACGAAGCTGAAGTCCTCAACTCAGGGGTAGAGACGCCACTCGCCCACGGATCCGGCTTGGGCCTTTGGTTGGCCTACTGGATTGTGTCCAGCCACGACGGCTCTATCGACCCGGAGATTACGGAACACGGGACGACGATGACGGTTACTATCCCTCGAAAGCCCGATGTTACTGTTCAACAACAGGTGACAGAACTCACGCGGTCGCGTGACAAGTACAAGACCAGCTTCGAAGAAGCGACTGATGCGATCACTATTGTTAATAATGACGGTAGAATTGTAGACGCGAACGAAGCAGCAAGTACGATATTCGGCGTAGAAGACAACGAGCTACTCGGGCGGTCGTTAATAGAGTTTTTCCCTGATGAATTTGCGTTCGATACCGAGTGGCAGGTTTTCCAAGAGACTGGCGATCAGAGAGATACAACGACGATAATCGGTGCCGATGACGTAGAGAAAAGTATTGAGTATGCAGGAACGTCAGATATTATCCCTGGCCAACACCTGTTCATTAGCCGGGATATTACCGAACGCAGGGAGCGCGAAAAGGAGTTGGAAGTAGCGGAGACCGTGTTCCAGACTACCCAAGATGCACTGTTTCTGGCAGACGTTGTCGGTGAGCAGGAGTATCGCCTCAATCGCGTCAACGACGCGTTCGTAGACCTCACTCATCGTTCCAGCGACAATATTACGGGAATGGATCCCTGGGAACTGCTGGGTGACGAGGCGGGGACCGAGGTACAGTCACGGTTCAACGAGTGTGTGGCGAGGCAGGAAATGGTTGAATTCGAACAAGTGATCCCGGTAGAGGGCGGATCGAGAATTTGGCAGGTACGACTGACGCCACTCATTCAGGACGGCGAAGTCACACAATTGGTGGGCGCGATGCGAAATATCACCGAGCGCAAAGAGCGTGAACGGGAACTCTCGATGGTGAAAGTGCGGTACGAAACCCTGCTTGAGGCGGCCCCCGATCCCGTGTTCGTTGCGGATGCTGAGACAGGAGAACTCATCGAGGTGAATGAAGCTGCCGAAAAGTTGCTCGGGATGTCATCTGACGAAATTATCGGGATGCATCAATCCGAGCTCCACCCTTCGGAACAGGCCGAACTCTATCAACAATTCTTCGAAGAACACGTCGAATCGGGCGGATCGAAGCGGCGACTTCCCGATGGATCACACACAACGATTGTCACCGCCAACGGGGATCGCGTCCCTGTTGAGATCAGCGCGACAACGGTCTCGCTCCCCGATGACCCGGTGATCTACGGTACCTTCCGGGATGTCTCCGAACAGATCGAACGCGAGCAGGAACTTGAAGAGACCACACAACGGCTCCAACTCGCCCTAGAGGGAACGGACACGGGTGTCTGGGACTGGACTATCGGGACGGGCGAGGTACGCTGGAGTGAGTCGCTGGAACGACTGGTCGGAATCGAACCAGGGACGTTCGAGGGCACCTTCGATGCGTTCGCGGAGTATATTTATCCTGACGACAGAGAGAAAGCTACGGCTGCTGTTGAGCAGGCCGCCAAAACCGAGACTCGATTCCAGACGGAATATCGTATCCAGCGTTCGGATGGCATACAGATCTGGGTCGAATCGCGGGGTGAAGTCTATGACGACGGTGACGATACCAAGCGGATGGTTGGCATCGTCACTGACATCACCGAGCGCAAGGAACGTGAAGCGGAGTTGACCCGGAAAACAGAGGCGATGGAGAAGGCACCAGTCGGGGTAGTACTCTCGGATCCGGATCAGTCGGACAATCCGCTGGTATACGTGAATGAACGCTTCTGTGAATTAACCGGGTACGAGGAAGCCGACATAATTGGGCGGAACTGTCGATTCATGCAGGGCCCAGAGACAGATCCCGAACCAGTTGCCGAGATACGCGATGCCATCGACAACGAGGAACCAGTATCGACCGTACTTCGAAACTATCGCAACGATGGTGAGATATTCTGGAATCACGTGACGATTGCCCCGATCAGAGACGAAGACGGTGCTGTAAGCAATTGGGTTGGATTCCAAGAAGATGCTACCGAGCGTATCGAACGCAAGCAACAACTGGAGTTAGCCGAGACCGTGTTCGAGAACACCCAAGACGCACTGTTCGTTATCGATGTGACCGAGAACCGCGAGTTCCGCATCGAGCGTGTTAATGAGATCTATGAAGAGTTGACGGGACTCTCGAACGCCGAAATCGCCGGTAAGACACCCACGGAAGCTATTGGTGAAGAGATTGGCAGTGAAATCGAGTCGCAGTACCGCGAGTGCGTGCAACGGCAGGAAACGATCAAATATCCGAAAGATATTCCAGTTGATGGCGAGCAACGGCAGTGGGAAACGAAAGTCACACCCGTCATTAGCGAGGGACACGTTGACAGATTGGTTGGTGCGATGCGGGATGTGACGAGCGTATGA
- a CDS encoding peroxiredoxin has translation MAKQTEQIDEATTDVPGIGDTFPDLTVETSMGERSLPDDYEGKWLVLFSHPGDFTPVCTSEFVAFEQRREEFEDLNAELLGLSVDRVHSHIKWTEWIAENLDVDIQFPIIADDQGTVAQQLGMLHPGAGTATVRTVFVIDPEGAVRLRLTYPMEIGRNIDEVLRSLRALQKSDDDGVAAPADWPNNEKFGDQVLLSPPGTEADAQSRKAEAADDDELNYYDWWFVTRDQ, from the coding sequence ATGGCGAAACAAACAGAGCAAATTGACGAAGCGACGACTGACGTACCTGGCATTGGCGATACGTTCCCCGACCTGACCGTCGAGACAAGCATGGGTGAGCGTTCGCTGCCCGACGACTACGAGGGCAAGTGGCTCGTCCTGTTCAGTCACCCCGGTGACTTTACGCCTGTCTGTACGTCTGAGTTCGTCGCCTTTGAGCAGCGCCGCGAGGAGTTCGAGGACCTGAACGCCGAACTGCTCGGGCTGTCGGTCGACCGTGTCCACTCGCATATCAAGTGGACCGAATGGATTGCCGAGAACCTCGACGTCGACATCCAGTTCCCGATCATCGCTGACGATCAGGGAACGGTCGCCCAGCAACTCGGCATGCTCCACCCCGGTGCAGGAACGGCAACCGTCCGTACCGTCTTCGTCATCGATCCAGAGGGGGCAGTTCGGCTGCGTCTGACCTATCCGATGGAGATCGGTCGCAACATCGACGAAGTCCTCCGCTCGCTACGTGCACTCCAGAAGAGCGACGACGACGGTGTCGCCGCTCCCGCCGACTGGCCAAACAACGAGAAGTTCGGTGACCAAGTTCTCCTGTCACCGCCGGGCACCGAAGCGGACGCACAGAGCCGAAAAGCCGAGGCTGCTGACGACGACGAACTCAACTACTACGACTGGTGGTTCGTTACCCGCGACCAGTAA
- a CDS encoding ArdC-like ssDNA-binding domain-containing protein has product MATSSRSRETFDDSDTWHDEMHSTIEAWVQDLVDEVDDAVSREQFTAWLDVQSRFHDYSHRNTLLIKLQCPVTTRVAGYRTWQNEFGRHVKEGETAIWIWEPIIAKQCPDCGNSPSYHERSGCEYDETPPDSWEKGPVGFRPAPVFDISQTDGEPLPDLETEAKGQADELVSALLDAANSLEVDVEVVPPRDWSYENAKGVCEYRPQGQPRVAVRDRENDADLAVTLVHEYAHVLLHGGVDDEAERSKRELEAEAVGYIVGRYFELDTSGSAFYLAGWHGDEPETIIDRLERISSTAQEIIDVVSELINDE; this is encoded by the coding sequence ATGGCTACGAGCAGCCGCTCCCGGGAAACGTTCGACGATTCGGACACCTGGCACGATGAGATGCACAGTACGATCGAGGCGTGGGTTCAGGACCTCGTCGACGAGGTCGATGACGCCGTCTCGCGCGAGCAGTTCACAGCGTGGTTGGACGTCCAGAGTCGATTCCACGACTACTCCCATCGAAACACGCTGTTGATCAAACTCCAATGTCCAGTGACAACGCGCGTTGCCGGCTACCGAACGTGGCAAAACGAGTTCGGCCGACACGTGAAGGAAGGGGAGACAGCGATCTGGATCTGGGAACCCATCATTGCAAAGCAGTGCCCTGACTGTGGGAACTCCCCGTCGTACCACGAGCGCAGTGGCTGTGAATACGATGAAACCCCTCCGGACAGCTGGGAGAAAGGACCCGTGGGTTTTCGGCCAGCACCCGTCTTCGATATCTCACAGACTGACGGCGAGCCACTGCCCGACCTCGAAACCGAAGCAAAGGGACAGGCTGACGAGTTGGTTTCCGCACTCCTCGACGCAGCAAACTCACTCGAGGTGGACGTAGAAGTCGTGCCACCCCGGGATTGGTCGTATGAGAATGCCAAGGGCGTCTGTGAGTATCGCCCGCAAGGGCAACCACGCGTCGCCGTCCGAGATCGTGAGAACGACGCTGATCTCGCCGTCACGCTCGTTCATGAATACGCCCACGTGCTGTTACACGGTGGCGTCGACGACGAGGCTGAGCGATCGAAACGTGAACTCGAGGCCGAAGCGGTCGGCTACATCGTTGGGCGGTACTTCGAGTTGGATACCAGTGGATCGGCGTTCTACCTTGCCGGGTGGCACGGAGACGAGCCAGAGACGATCATCGATCGGCTTGAGCGAATCAGTTCGACCGCCCAGGAGATCATCGACGTTGTCAGCGAACTGATCAACGATGAGTGA
- a CDS encoding DUF7837 family putative zinc-binding protein, giving the protein MLGNCPFCNATVPKHQSSIEFETNGEQRVFADCPECGDIVEPENTG; this is encoded by the coding sequence ATGCTCGGTAACTGCCCGTTCTGCAACGCTACAGTCCCGAAACATCAATCTAGCATCGAGTTCGAGACGAACGGCGAGCAACGCGTATTCGCAGACTGCCCAGAATGCGGTGATATCGTTGAACCCGAAAACACCGGCTGA
- the tuf gene encoding translation elongation factor EF-1 subunit alpha, protein MSADKPHQNLAIIGHVDHGKSTLVGRLLYETGSVPEHVIEQHREEAEEKGKGGFEFAYVMDNLAEERERGVTIDIAHQEFSTDTYDFTIVDTPGHRDFVKNMITGASQADHAVLVVAADDGVAPQTQEHVFLARTLGIDELIVGINKMDIVDYEESTYNEVVEEVTQLLKQVQFNTDDASFIPVSAFEGDNVSEHSDNTPWYDGETLLEALNDLPEPEPPTDAPLRLPIQDVYTISGIGTVPVGRIETGVMNTGDNVSFQPSDVGGEVKTIEMHHEEVPKAEPGDNVGFNVRGIGKDDIRRGDVCGPADDPPSVAETFQAQIVVMQHPSVITAGYTPVFHAHTAQVACTIESIDKKMDGSTGEVAEEDPDFIQSGDNAVVTIRPQKPLSIEPASEIPELGSFAIRDMGQTIAAGKVLEIHERT, encoded by the coding sequence ATGAGCGCAGACAAACCCCACCAAAATCTGGCCATCATCGGCCACGTCGACCACGGAAAGAGTACGCTTGTAGGACGCCTCCTCTACGAGACGGGGAGCGTACCCGAGCACGTCATCGAACAGCACCGTGAGGAAGCCGAGGAGAAGGGCAAGGGTGGCTTCGAGTTCGCCTACGTCATGGACAACCTCGCCGAGGAACGCGAACGCGGCGTCACCATCGACATCGCTCACCAGGAGTTCTCGACGGACACGTACGACTTCACCATCGTCGACACGCCCGGACATCGAGACTTCGTGAAGAACATGATCACTGGGGCCTCGCAGGCCGATCACGCCGTCCTCGTCGTCGCCGCCGACGACGGCGTCGCGCCCCAGACCCAGGAGCACGTCTTCCTGGCTCGTACCCTCGGTATCGACGAACTCATCGTCGGCATCAACAAGATGGACATCGTCGATTACGAGGAGTCAACCTACAACGAGGTCGTCGAAGAAGTCACGCAGCTACTCAAACAGGTCCAGTTCAATACCGACGACGCATCGTTCATTCCCGTCTCGGCCTTCGAGGGAGACAACGTTTCCGAACACTCCGACAACACGCCGTGGTACGACGGCGAGACCCTGCTCGAGGCGCTGAACGACCTGCCGGAGCCGGAGCCGCCGACGGACGCGCCGCTCCGACTGCCGATCCAGGACGTCTACACGATTTCGGGTATCGGTACCGTCCCCGTCGGCCGTATCGAGACCGGCGTCATGAACACCGGGGACAACGTCTCCTTCCAGCCCTCTGACGTGGGCGGGGAGGTCAAGACGATCGAGATGCACCACGAAGAGGTGCCCAAGGCCGAACCCGGGGACAACGTCGGATTCAACGTCCGCGGCATCGGCAAGGACGACATCCGCCGCGGTGACGTCTGTGGTCCCGCGGACGACCCGCCGAGCGTCGCAGAGACGTTCCAGGCCCAGATCGTCGTCATGCAACACCCCAGCGTGATCACGGCCGGCTACACCCCGGTCTTCCACGCACACACGGCGCAGGTCGCCTGTACGATCGAGTCGATCGACAAGAAGATGGACGGCAGCACTGGCGAAGTCGCCGAGGAAGACCCCGACTTCATCCAGTCGGGCGACAACGCGGTCGTCACCATCCGACCGCAGAAGCCCCTCAGCATCGAGCCTGCCAGCGAGATCCCCGAACTCGGGAGCTTCGCCATCCGCGACATGGGTCAGACCATCGCCGCCGGCAAGGTCCTCGAAATCCACGAACGAACCTGA
- a CDS encoding DUF3592 domain-containing protein, producing the protein MKVSVRGTPVAVTAGTVIFAVIGLALIGYGGYDYAQQSQTVDDAVEVEATIVETSVTEIESGRSGIEYDTHAEFTYRYQGAEYRSDQIVPGSFDTTYDTRREAESALEPYEDGDTVTAYVDPDAPANGFLEQRTSQGPLQFMAIGGLLLLVLTLDAVGARKPGHGTDLQPVDEHDPQRYPTLFGVDRETVNRVSKQLMKGSVAVLFLSLGGLVLVLLSTESGSGTGSEVQVSLLDPVGLLLGTAFLAGLVLLVSVLLYGVWSFTEYRRLRDRISEPRPPSPFKHPTRLVTILLGNYDLDSYGKRVQRTGFAFLVALFFTAVILQLLVF; encoded by the coding sequence ATGAAGGTCTCTGTACGTGGAACACCGGTCGCAGTTACAGCGGGAACGGTCATCTTCGCAGTCATCGGACTCGCCCTCATCGGGTATGGCGGATACGACTACGCCCAGCAGTCACAAACGGTGGATGACGCTGTCGAAGTTGAGGCCACCATTGTTGAGACATCGGTCACGGAGATCGAGAGCGGGCGGAGCGGCATCGAGTACGACACCCACGCCGAGTTCACGTACCGATATCAGGGTGCCGAGTACAGGAGCGACCAGATAGTTCCCGGGAGTTTCGACACGACGTACGACACGAGGAGGGAGGCGGAATCGGCGCTGGAGCCGTACGAAGACGGGGATACGGTAACGGCATACGTCGATCCTGACGCCCCGGCAAACGGGTTCTTGGAGCAGCGAACGTCACAGGGACCATTACAGTTCATGGCCATCGGCGGCCTACTGCTGCTTGTACTCACGCTTGACGCTGTCGGCGCACGGAAACCAGGTCACGGGACGGATCTTCAGCCGGTAGATGAACACGATCCACAGCGGTATCCCACACTGTTCGGTGTTGACCGTGAGACGGTCAACCGCGTTAGCAAGCAGTTGATGAAGGGCTCGGTGGCCGTGTTATTTCTCTCGCTAGGCGGGTTAGTACTCGTTCTCCTCAGCACGGAGTCGGGATCGGGAACCGGTTCGGAGGTGCAGGTCTCACTCTTGGATCCGGTCGGTCTCCTGTTAGGAACGGCGTTTCTCGCGGGACTCGTGTTGCTTGTGTCGGTGCTCCTCTACGGTGTCTGGTCGTTTACCGAGTATCGACGTCTCCGCGACCGGATCTCGGAGCCGCGGCCGCCAAGCCCGTTCAAGCATCCGACTCGGCTTGTTACGATTCTCTTGGGGAACTACGACCTCGATAGCTACGGGAAACGCGTCCAGAGAACCGGATTCGCTTTTCTAGTCGCGCTCTTTTTCACCGCGGTGATCCTGCAGTTGCTCGTGTTCTGA
- a CDS encoding helix-turn-helix transcriptional regulator — MENDLSKRREDEGLSQGELAEAVGVTRQTINAVERNRYDPSLELAFKLAAHFKCSIEDIFDPEEQ; from the coding sequence ATGGAGAACGATCTTTCCAAGAGACGCGAAGATGAAGGGCTGAGTCAGGGTGAACTCGCCGAAGCAGTCGGTGTGACCCGCCAGACAATCAATGCGGTCGAACGCAACCGGTACGACCCGTCATTAGAGCTCGCGTTCAAACTCGCAGCACATTTTAAGTGTAGTATTGAGGATATATTTGATCCGGAAGAACAATGA
- a CDS encoding DUF2178 domain-containing protein, whose product MVEHALTADGLTRQKYRGLVYGVGGLAILGLLAGFVLDQHFAGTIIYLLGAWTAGGIAVLAPVWSKATLQDERDWELHNRASGILVGITMVIGLSMFPALYVLDAGSYIEITGPVSGIVVTLSALFLLYGVCLGIAKRRI is encoded by the coding sequence ATGGTTGAGCACGCACTTACTGCCGACGGACTCACCCGGCAGAAATATCGAGGGCTCGTATACGGAGTCGGTGGACTAGCGATACTCGGCTTGCTTGCCGGGTTCGTACTCGATCAACACTTTGCCGGGACGATCATTTACCTGCTTGGTGCATGGACCGCCGGCGGGATCGCCGTCCTTGCGCCGGTGTGGAGTAAGGCGACACTTCAAGACGAGCGAGACTGGGAGTTACACAACCGTGCCAGCGGAATCCTGGTCGGGATCACGATGGTGATCGGTCTGAGTATGTTTCCGGCACTGTACGTCCTTGATGCCGGTAGCTACATCGAAATCACGGGACCAGTCTCGGGAATAGTCGTCACCCTCTCGGCACTCTTCCTGCTGTACGGTGTTTGTCTTGGAATCGCGAAACGCCGCATCTAA
- a CDS encoding restriction endonuclease, with product MAVLDDLSGFEFEDVMEDVFRNLGYENVRQADRTADEGRDVIMEEVVDGTRRAIIVECKHTGTVGRPVVQKLHSAIATFDFDGPKRGMVVTTGRFTNPAQEYADRLQQNDDPHPIELLDGEDLREIADEIGLDLYNGRIEILCDETLRPYDPAADVDAAVAEAFRDIENIEASDLPESHSSVTFRPVVAVTADTNAVFETSVGVIHRINDRTRFVAHAERGQPQVVDEDVGTLVTENLHATVDLNAEQFGEVFDDLEERRFGQTQTEYKEWAVERLQQHHTTTVTYTGDNNVTYNKTCEPNRSDISVQSIEPVYLPEVRHTIDLQEYTYPYEYYAAGPSRVTAEDGIHRCVHCDTSGGDETYTYCPNCGAIACTSHTKTERLEGEPICTGCAVTERFALKTKYFYDEENLEAFREEYAEMPLHEKAMENKWLAGGSVAATLLVVVGLLVIGGTI from the coding sequence ATGGCTGTACTGGACGATCTCTCGGGGTTCGAGTTCGAGGACGTGATGGAGGACGTGTTCCGGAACCTCGGCTACGAGAACGTCCGCCAGGCCGACCGCACGGCTGACGAGGGTCGCGACGTCATCATGGAGGAGGTCGTCGACGGCACGCGGCGCGCGATCATCGTCGAGTGCAAGCACACGGGGACGGTCGGACGGCCGGTCGTCCAGAAGCTCCATTCCGCCATCGCGACCTTCGACTTCGACGGCCCCAAACGCGGCATGGTCGTCACGACCGGCCGGTTCACGAACCCGGCTCAGGAGTATGCCGACCGCCTCCAGCAGAACGACGACCCACATCCAATCGAGTTACTCGATGGCGAGGACCTCCGGGAGATCGCCGACGAGATCGGACTGGACCTCTACAACGGCCGCATCGAGATCCTCTGCGACGAGACCTTACGCCCGTACGACCCGGCCGCCGACGTCGACGCGGCCGTCGCGGAGGCGTTCCGCGACATCGAGAATATCGAGGCTTCCGACCTCCCAGAATCACATTCGTCGGTGACGTTCCGCCCAGTGGTCGCGGTCACCGCGGACACGAACGCCGTCTTCGAGACGTCGGTAGGCGTCATCCACCGGATCAACGACCGGACGCGATTCGTCGCCCACGCCGAACGCGGGCAGCCACAGGTCGTCGATGAGGACGTCGGGACGCTGGTCACTGAGAACCTCCACGCGACGGTCGACCTCAACGCAGAGCAGTTCGGAGAGGTGTTCGACGACCTCGAGGAGCGCCGGTTTGGACAAACCCAAACGGAGTACAAGGAGTGGGCCGTCGAGCGCCTCCAGCAGCACCACACGACGACGGTGACCTACACCGGCGACAACAACGTCACGTACAACAAGACCTGCGAGCCGAACCGCTCGGATATCTCCGTCCAGTCGATCGAACCAGTGTACCTCCCCGAGGTTCGGCACACGATCGACCTCCAGGAGTACACCTACCCCTACGAGTACTACGCGGCAGGCCCGTCACGAGTGACAGCCGAGGACGGCATCCACCGCTGCGTCCACTGTGACACGAGCGGCGGCGACGAGACGTACACCTACTGTCCGAACTGCGGGGCAATCGCCTGCACCAGCCACACCAAAACGGAGCGGCTGGAAGGCGAGCCGATCTGTACGGGCTGTGCGGTGACGGAACGGTTCGCGCTGAAGACGAAGTACTTCTACGACGAGGAGAATCTCGAGGCCTTCCGCGAGGAGTACGCCGAGATGCCGCTTCACGAGAAGGCGATGGAGAACAAGTGGCTGGCCGGGGGAAGCGTTGCCGCGACGCTGCTGGTCGTCGTCGGACTACTCGTCATCGGCGGCACCATCTGA